Proteins found in one Miscanthus floridulus cultivar M001 chromosome 4, ASM1932011v1, whole genome shotgun sequence genomic segment:
- the LOC136552558 gene encoding eukaryotic translation initiation factor 2 subunit gamma-like: protein MARRGLMEQDLSKLDVTKLHPLSPEVISRQATINIGTIGHVAHGKSTVVKAISGVQTVRFKNELERNITIKLGYANAKIYKCEDDRCPRPMCYKAYGSGKEDSPLCDVPGFENTRMKLLRHVSFVDCPGHDILMATMLNGAAIMDGALLLIAANESCPQPQTSEHLAAVEIMRLQHIIILQNKIDLIQESAAMNQHEAIQKFIQGTIAEGAPVVPISAQLKYNIDVICEYIVKKIPIPERNFTSPPNMIVIRSFDVNKPGSEVDEIRGGVAGGSILRGVLRVNQKIEVRPGIVMKDETGNIKCTPIYSRIVSLYAEQNELQFAVPGGLIGVGTTMDPTLTRADRLVGQVLGEVGSLPDVYVELEINFFLLRRLLGVRTKGTEKAGKVSKLTKGEILMLNIGSMSTGARVLAVKNDLAKLQLTAPVCTSRGEKVALSRRVEKHWRLIGWGQIQAGTTLDVPSLPALKRHTQT from the exons ATGGCTCGTCGTGGATTGATGGAACAGGACTTAAGCAAACTGGATGTGACGAAGCTTCACCCACTGTCACCTGAAGTTATCTCACGCCAAGCAACAATCAATATTG GTACCATTGGCCATGTGGCTCATGGAAAGTCTACTGTTGTGAAAGCTATATCTGGAGTTCAG ACTGTTCGGTTCAAGAATGAGCTGGAACGTAACATTACTATAAAGCTGGGTTACGCTAATGCAAAAATCTACAAATGTGAGGATGATAGATGTCCGCGACCAATGTGCTACAA GGCCTATGGAAGCGGAAAAGAAGATAGCCCTCTATGTGATGTGCCTGGATTTGAAAACACTAGAATGAAGCTCCTGAGACATGTTTCTTTTGTTGATTGCCCG GGACACGACATTCTCATGGCTACAATGCTTAATGGAGCAGCTATCATGGATGGAGCTCTTCTTTTGATCGCAGCAAATGAAAGTTGTCCACAGCCCCAGACGTCTGAACATCTTGCTGCTGTTGAAATCATGCGTCTTCAACATATCATCATTCTGCAGAACAAGATTGATCTTATCCAGGAAAGTGCAGCGATGAATCAGCATGAAGCAATCCAAAAATTCATCCAG GGGACAATAGCTGAAGGTGCGCCTGTGGTGCCTATATCTGCCCAGCTGAAATACAACATTGATGTTATCTGTGAATACATTGTGAAGAAAATCCCCATCCCTGAAAGGAACTTTACCTCGCCTCCCAACATGATTGTTATTCGCTCCTTTGATGTTAACAAGCCTGGTTCAGAGGTTGATGAAATTAGGGGTGGTGTAGCTGGTGGCAGTATCCTCAGG GGAGTTCTGAGGGTGAACCAGAAGATTGAAGTTCGCCCTGGCATTGTCATGAAAGATGAGACTGGAAACATTAAGTGCACCCCAATCTACTCAAGGATTGTTTCACTCTATGCTGAGCAGAATGAACTCCAATTTGCTGTCCCAGGAGGGCTTATTGGTGTGGGAACAACCATGGACCCAACTCTAACGCGTGCTGATAGGCTGGTTGGCCAGGTTCTTGGTGAAGTTGGTTCACTACCTGATGTTTATGTAGAGCTTGAG ATCAATTTCTTCCTACTCCGGAGGCTGTTGGGTGTGAGGACGAAAGGTACAGAGAAGGCAGGGAAGGTGTCGAAGCTCACCAAGGGCGAGATCCTCATGCTTAACATAGGGTCCATGTCCACAGGCGCACGTGTGCTCGCTGTTAAGAATGATCTTGCCAAGCTACAGCTCACCGCACCTGTCTGCACGAGCCGAGGAGAGAAGGTTGCTCTGAGCCGTCGCGTTGAGAAGCATTGGCGCCTCATTGGATGGGGCCAGATCCAAGCTGGTACAACACTTGACGTACCATCCCTGCCCGCTCTAAAGCGTCATACTCAGACGTGA
- the LOC136552560 gene encoding uncharacterized protein: MASMMMSSRTASAGAEHRRQHVTVACGGLPRPIRPVPGTAGPRPGTPRPVGPSPSGRAGPECNWWGAGARQQVTAAVAPRRPRSSRGASCARVPTGKGNRELVRRALAPPAARGRGRSRAVLMRRWSFRPAPSRLRNASASSLSSPSPASPRPRPS; the protein is encoded by the coding sequence ATGGCGTCGATGATGATGAGTTCTCGCACGGCGTCGGCCGGAGCAGAACATCGCCGTCAGCACGTCACCGTGGCGTGCGGTGGGCTGCCGCGGCCCATCAGGCCCGTGCCGGGCACGGCAGGCCCACGGCCTGGAACGCCGAGGCCGGTGGGTCCGTCGCCGTCGGGGCGAGCGGGGCCGGAGTGCAACTGGTGGGGCGCTGGCGCGCGGCAGCAGGTGACGGCCGCGGTGGCGCCGAGGCGACCGAGGAGCAGCAGGGGCGCATCATGCGCGCGCGTGCCCACGGGGAAGGGGAACCGGGAGCTGGTGAGGCGGGCGCTCGCGCCGCCCGCCGCGCGCGGCCGGGGACGCAGCAGAGCCGTCCTGATGAGGAGGTGGAGCTTCCGGCCCGCGCCCAGCCGGCTGCGCAACGCGTCGGCGTCGTCACTCTCCTCGCCGTCCCCTGCCTCGCCGCGGCCACGTCCGTCGTGA